In one window of Gossypium arboreum isolate Shixiya-1 chromosome 4, ASM2569848v2, whole genome shotgun sequence DNA:
- the LOC108460442 gene encoding uncharacterized protein LOC108460442 encodes MEEDRRVHPDCINASNPYHECVEYCFRKIVEAKAKKDQEKPETVQRDHDQPVRCVAYQEQDVQSGAPEPEQNSDDDNNNQLAEENIEGDITKLTGRQKKLFELRLKMNEARKANQTAMVAEKKRMEAPPESRGISKQKWLEERKKKIGKLLDANGLDLQKAYMLDTQEAAEAKYKKWEKDPAPFGWDVFNQKTLYNAYKKRTKNIDIDLEEYNKMKESDPEFFREASSLQYGKAPKVSEDKIDKMVKELKDREEKRKSFSRRRKFHEEKDIDSINDRNEHFNKKIERAFGKYTLEIKNNLERGTALPD; translated from the exons ATGGAAGAAGACCGCCGAGTTCACCCGGATTGTATCAACGCGTCGAATCCGTACCATGAATGTGTTGAATATTGCTTTAGAAAGATTGTTGAAGCCAAGGCAAAAAAGGATCAAGAAAAACCAG AAACTGTGCAACGTGATCATGATCAACCTGTTAGATGTGTTGCTTACCAAGAACAAGATGTACAAAGTGGAGCACCAGAACCAGAACAAAATTCCGATGATGACAATAACAACCAGCTAGCTGAGGAGAACATTgaaggagacattacaaaacttaccGGTAGACAGAAAAAATTATTCGAGTTGAGACTAAAGATG AACGAAGCAAGAAAAGCTAATCAAACGGCTATGGTGGCTGAAAAGAAACGAATGGAAGCTCCACCTGAATCTAGAGGAATTTCTAAGCAAAAATGGCTCGAGGAAAGGAAGAAAAAGATTGGGAAACTCTTGGATGCAAATGGGTTGGATTTGCAAAAAGCGTATATGCTCGATACTCAAGAGGCAGCCGAGGCAAAATATAAGAAATGGGAAAAAGATCCTGCTCCGTTCGGTTGGGACG TATTCAATCAGAAGACATTGTACAATGCATACAAAAAACGGACAAAGAACATCGACATTGACTTAGAAGAATATAACAAAATGAAAGAATCTGACCCAGAGTTCTTCCGTGAAGCTTCAAGCCTCCAATATGGGAAG GCACCTAAGGTTTCAGAAGATAAGATTGATAAGATGGTAAAGGAACTTAAGGACCGGGAAGAAAAACGCAAGTCATTTAGTAGGAGGAGGAAATTTCACGAAGAGAAGGATATCGATTCGATCAATGACCGTAACGAGCATTTCAATAAGAAGATCGAACGGGCCTTTGGGAAATACACATTGGAAATCAAAAATAATCTTGAACGAGGAACCGCATTGCCTGATTAA
- the LOC108460441 gene encoding 26S proteasome non-ATPase regulatory subunit 4 homolog encodes MVLEATMICIDNSEWMRNGDYSPSRFQAQADAVSLICGAKTQSNPENTVGILTMAGKGVRVLATPTSDLGKILSCMHGLEMGGEMNLAAGIQIAQLALKHRQNKNQQQRIIVFAGSPIKHEKKALEMIGKKLKKNSVALDIVDFGEDEDGKPEKLEALLASVNNNDTSHIVHVPAGQNALSDVLISTPVFTGDGEGGSGFAAAAAAAAAGGVSDFDFGVDPNIDPELALALRVSMEEERARQEAAAKRAAEEATRQEKGEEAQPQSDSQNATMNATEKASDPMDEDDALLKQALALSMNIPGSDSSAGDAQMSEATNDDQEFALALQMSMQDGSKDSSAQSDVSKVLGDQSFMSSILSSLPGVDPNDPKVKDLLASLPSQSEPQEKEEEDEQPKDDK; translated from the exons ATGGTTCTCGAG GCTACTATGATATGCATTGATAACTCAGAATGGATGCGAAACGGTGATTATTCTCCGTCTCGATTTCAAGCCCAAGCTGATGCTGTTAGTCTTATCTGTGGAGCTAAAACCCAG TCTAATCCGGAGAATACGGTGGGGATATTGACTATGGCGGGCAAAGGAGTACGTGTATTGGCTACTCCTACTAGTGATCTTGGAAAAATCTTGTCTTGCATGCACG GTCTTGAAATGGGGGGTGAGATGAACCTAGCAGCTGGAATTCAGATTGCTCAGTTGGCTCTAAAGCACCGCCAAAACAAAAATCAGCAGCAAAGGATTATAGTTTTTGCTGGAAG TCCTATTAAGCATGAAAAAAAGGCATTGGAGATGATTGGGAAGAAGCTGAAAAAGAATAGCGTAGCTCTTGATATTGTCGATTTTGGTGAGGACGAAGATGGAAAGCCAGAAAAATTGGAGGCTCTTCTCGCAtctgttaataataatgatactAGTCACATAGTTCATGTTCCTGCTGGTCAAAATGCACTTTCAGATGTCCTTATCAG CACGCCTGTGTTCACCGGGGATGGGGAAGGAGGAAGCGGctttgctgctgctgctgctgcagcTGCAGCGGGTGGGGTTTCTGACTTTGATTTTGGCGTGGATCCAAACATAGATCCTGAGCTGGCTCTTGCTCTAAGGGTTTCCATGGAAGAGGAGAGGGCAAGGCAAGAAGCTGCTGCCAAGAGAGCTGCTGAGGAAGCCACTAGACAAGAAAAAGGAGAGGAAGCACAACCACAGTCCGATTCTCAGAATGCAACAATGAATGCTACTGAAAAAGCTTCTGACCCAATG GATGAGGATGACGCTTTGCTAAAGCAGGCCCTTGCATTGTCGATGAATATCCCTGGATCTGATTCTTCTGCAGGTGATGCTCAAATGTCTGAGGCAACTAATGACGACCAGGAATTCGCCTTGG CACTTCAGATGTCCATGCAGGACGGATCAAAAGATTCGTCAGCTCAATCAGATGTCAGCAAGGTGTTGGGGGATCAGTCTTTTATGTCATCCATTCTTTCATCG CTTCCGGGAGTTGACCCGAACGATCCAAAAGTAAAAGATTTGCTAGCATCTTTGCCCAGCCAATCTGAG CCGCaagaaaaggaagaagaagatgaacaaccCAAAGATGACAAGTGA
- the LOC108458956 gene encoding dirigent protein 4-like: protein MERTLILCLILLLCFPMAYGGYYSKTESRVSNLRKATNLRFFFHGILGGENTTAVTVARANSSLLGPSNSIVVDHAPLTVGPEPTSKTIGNAQGLEVFAGRDTTTVVVYLDFGFTEGELNGSSISVFSRNPATETERELAVIGGRGKFKLAEGYALLKTTFISNTSLVVEYNVTVIHY from the coding sequence ATGGAGAGAACTTTGATATTGTGTTTGATCCTTCTCCTTTGCTTCCCCATGGCTTATGGCGGATACTACTCGAAAACCGAATCACGCGTTTCCAACTTGAGAAAAGCTACCAATCTCCGATTCTTTTTTCACGGCATCCTCGGTGGCGAGAATACTACGGCGGTCACCGTGGCCCGTGCTAACTCTTCTTTGCTAGGGCCATCTAACAGCATAGTTGTCGACCATGCTCCACTAACCGTTGGTCCCGAACCAACATCGAAGACCATCGGGAATGCTCAAGGACTCGAGGTATTCGCGGGTCGAGATACAACCACCGTGGTGGTGTACTTGGACTTCGGGTTTACTGAAGGAGAATTGAACGGCAGCTCTATTAGCGTGTTTTCGAGGAATCCGGCGACGGAGACGGAACGTGAGCTTGCGGTGATCGGAGGGAGAGGGAAGTTCAAGTTAGCTGAAGGGTATGCATTGCTTAAGACTACCTTTATAAGTAATACCAGTTTGGTTGTTGAATATAATGTAACTGTGATTCATTACTAA